In Streptomyces sp. 1222.5, the genomic stretch TAGAGGACCGGCTGACGGCGCACCCGGCCGTCGAGGAGGCCGCGGTGTGCGCGGTGCGGCGCGGCACCGGTGTCTCGGTGCTGCGCGCCTACGCCGTCCTGCGTGACGGGGTGGACGGTACAGCCGCCCAGTCGCTGCGTGCGGAGCTCCTCGACGCCTGCCGCGCATCGCTGACCTGGTACAAGGTGCCGGAGGACATCGCCTTCGTCACCGGGCTGCCCCGCAATCCGACCGGGAAGCTGCTGCGCCGCACCCTTCGCGTGCTGGCCGCCGAGGACGCCCTGAGCTGATCTCGGACGCGCCTCCGCTCCCCTGTTTCGTCCCACCTTTCCATCCCTTTCCCTCACCCCGCCTATGCCTGGAGTGAAAGCGTTGACCTCAGTCGAGACTTCCGCCGCCGCCGTCTCCTTCGACGGCCAGACCCTCACCACCGACGCCGTGAGGCGCATCGCCGAGGAAGGGGCACGGGCAGCCGTCGACCCCGAGGCGGTCACCAGGACCCTGCGCAGCCGGGCGATGCTCGAGGAGCTGGCCGGGCAGAACGTCCCCATCTACGGCGTCACCACCGGGTACGGCGAGATGATCTACATGCAGGTGGACAAGTCGAAGGAGGTCGAGCTCCAGACCAACCTGGTGCGCAGTCACAGTGCGGGTGTGGGACCGCTGTTCGCGGAGGACGAGTCCCGGGCCATCGTGGCGGCCCGCCTCAACACCCTGGCCAAGGGGCATTCCGCGGTGCGCCCGGAGATCCTCGAACGCCTGGCCCTGTATCTGAACCGGGGCATCGTCCCGGCGATTCCGGAGATCGGCTCGCTGGGCGCCAGCGGTGACCTGGTGCCCCTGTCGCATCTGGCCAGCACGCTGATCGGCGAGGGGCACGTGCTTCGCGACGGCCGGCGGGTGGAGACGGCGACGGTGCTGGCCGAGGAGGGTATCGAGCCGCTGCGGCTGCGGTTCAAGGAGGGGCTCGCGCTGATCAACGGCACTTCGGCGATGACGGGTCTCGGCTCGCTGGTCGTGCAGCGCGCCCTGGCCCAGACCCGGCAGGCTGAGCTGGTCTCGGCCCTGCTCAACGACGTCCTGCGCGGTTCGGCCAGCCCGTTCCTCGCCGAAGGACACGAGGTGGCCCGCCCGCATCGCGGGCAGATCGACTCGGCCGCCAACATGCGGGCCCTGCTGGCCGGCAGCCGGCTGATCGCTGAGCACGCGGAGCTGCGTCGGCAGGTCCAGGACGTCAAGGAGGACGGCCGGGACGTCCAGCGGACCGACACCTACCTCCAGAAGGCGTACACGCTGCGGGCCGTCCCGCAGATTCTCGGCGCGGTGCGCGACACCCTGTACCACGCGCAGGACAAGCTGGAGATCGAGCTCAACTCCGCCAACGACAATCCGCTGTTCTTCGAGGGCCAGGAGATCTTCCACGGCGCGAACTTCCACGGCCAGCCGATCGCCTTCGTCCTGGACTTCGTCACCATCGCCCTCACTCAGCTCGGTGTGCTCGCCGAGCGGCAGCTGAACCGGCTGCTGAACCGTCATCTCAGCTACGGCCTGCCCGAGTTCCTGGTGGCCACGGACCCCGGTCTGAACTGCGGGTTCGCGGGCGCCCAGTACCCCGCGACGGCGCTGGTCGCGGAGAACCGGACGATCGGGCCGGCCTCCACCCAGTCGGTGCCGT encodes the following:
- the cmdF gene encoding tyrosine 2,3-aminomutase, coding for MTSVETSAAAVSFDGQTLTTDAVRRIAEEGARAAVDPEAVTRTLRSRAMLEELAGQNVPIYGVTTGYGEMIYMQVDKSKEVELQTNLVRSHSAGVGPLFAEDESRAIVAARLNTLAKGHSAVRPEILERLALYLNRGIVPAIPEIGSLGASGDLVPLSHLASTLIGEGHVLRDGRRVETATVLAEEGIEPLRLRFKEGLALINGTSAMTGLGSLVVQRALAQTRQAELVSALLNDVLRGSASPFLAEGHEVARPHRGQIDSAANMRALLAGSRLIAEHAELRRQVQDVKEDGRDVQRTDTYLQKAYTLRAVPQILGAVRDTLYHAQDKLEIELNSANDNPLFFEGQEIFHGANFHGQPIAFVLDFVTIALTQLGVLAERQLNRLLNRHLSYGLPEFLVATDPGLNCGFAGAQYPATALVAENRTIGPASTQSVPSNGDNQDVVSMGLIAGRNARRVLGNNNRILAVEFLAAAQAVDVSRRYDDLSPASRATYDAVRALVPALGVDRYMADDIELVAAALSRGEFLTALGKYTGIELR